Part of the Melitaea cinxia chromosome 6, ilMelCinx1.1, whole genome shotgun sequence genome is shown below.
TCCGCATTCCATCaggtgttttttattgattaattacataaatgacTCTCAAACAATTGAAGGATTCCAAGCCAGTGCACACATTCAATCTTTTATTTCAGTAAACAGTTTACCAGTTACTTACCGGGTAAGGTTTAGGAAGAGGTACGTGGATTGGCTTTGTTTCCGATGCATAGGTTTCAAATTCTCGATTAGAGTCTCTGTACCttgattttaagtaattttgacGCCATTTTTGTACTAATTTCTTGTAATCCACTTCTTCGGCAAAATCATTATAGCTTGGCTTGTATGTCGGTATGTATGAGGGGTGTGATGTATCGTGATTTCTTAATCCCAATAAATCTTCTTCTGACTTAAATCGTGTATTAAAATCTTCTTTTGTCCAATCATATTGTTCTTTATCCTCATTAAATTTATGAGGTTTGTATGTATTTGAAAGCGAAAAATCGCTAAACTTGTTATCAAAGAACTTTCCATATTTTAAATTCTGATATCTTTTTGGAATATGTATTATCTCATCACTAATTTCATCCttgtaaaaaggttttttaaagtgatttttGGATGAAGAATACTCAGTTGTCTTAAATATGTTTCCCCAAAGAGATGTAGTAGAAGGTGTAGtcgaatataaatttttaaaagaatttaaatattcttcaGGAAGTTTATGTTTTTCATTAAAGCTATTGGAAATTATGCTATGACTTTCAGTATCAAAAGGAGACTTTGTGTCTTGTATGTGTTTTAGTCCTGAAAATTCTTTTTCGGGGAACTGATAATCCACGAAATCTAAATTACTACTGGCTGGAGAAATTTCATCAATACTGCTGTTGAACGGTCTTTTTGGCGCATCTGTATCAAATCTAAAACTTGTACTGCTATAATTTGTTGAGTAATTGTAACCTTTGTTTGGGTTCTTTGATTTTTTAGGATCgttgttgttgttattttggatccatattgtattttttattttatctgtatatttatttctgttatttttaaaattaatttttatatcagacTCATCTTCTTTAATAAAGGCTTCCTTTTCCTTATCTTTTTCATCTTTTACTTTTTCatcgttaaaattaaatttatttctataaagtTGCTCATCTTTAAAGTCATAGCTTTTATAAGGATTTACATTTGTATTGATTGGATTACTATACAAATCGGAATTAAAAGGTTTCTGATTACTTTCTTGGAAATTAACATCAACGCTGGAaggataataatttttaacactagtaaaatctaaaattttaggAAATTTCAATGATGATGATTGTGATGTTGGCGACGATATCATTAAGTATTTGTTACTGTCAAAGGAAGGAGATAAAGATGCCACGTTAGgataattattattgtgattttttaaatcgttATTCATAGCCCCAGCCATACTTTCAAATACATTGTATTCTGtatgattaaaattatcaaagttCTTAATTTTACCTTTCGAAGATATCTTCGCTCCGTAAATAGGAGCATTATTGCTGtcaacatttatatataaatcgtTTGCTTCTTTGtccttgtttttattattattgtcaccGTTA
Proteins encoded:
- the LOC123654540 gene encoding uncharacterized protein DDB_G0292186-like, which translates into the protein MYIKLIWVALVTFFILQSASGKRSKKKRIQIEAAESTPQPNVLTYSTFGFNDVGSYNGFVPSSPDYANYLTSSKQESSTRLYAPAFPSALDSTGLGSYYDPQPDIGSFSISSDGYQTNGQLYQPNSQNVFTSFNNGDNNNKNKDKEANDLYINVDSNNAPIYGAKISSKGKIKNFDNFNHTEYNVFESMAGAMNNDLKNHNNNYPNVASLSPSFDSNKYLMISSPTSQSSSLKFPKILDFTSVKNYYPSSVDVNFQESNQKPFNSDLYSNPINTNVNPYKSYDFKDEQLYRNKFNFNDEKVKDEKDKEKEAFIKEDESDIKINFKNNRNKYTNDPKKSKNPNKGYNYSTNYSSTSFRFDTDAPKRPFNSSIDEISPASSNLDFVDYQFPEKEFSGLKHIQDTKSPFDTESHSIISNSFNEKHKLPEEYLNSFKNLYSTTPSTTSLWGNIFKTTEYSSSKNHFKKPFYKDEISDEIIHIPKRYQNLKYGKFFDNKFSDFSLSNTYKPHKFNEDKEQYDWTKEDFNTRFKSEEDLLGLRNHDTSHPSYIPTYKPSYNDFAEEVDYKKLVQKWRQNYLKSRYRDSNREFETYASETKPIHVPLPKPYPIEVPRPVIVPVPQPYPVKVPIPKPIAVPVVREITVPIEKPVPYPVFKKVPYPIEKPVPVPVEKQVQVPVKKPYPVHIPQIRPVFHHTKPHDDNDLESDEDEYIPRPDSKRPTYKRQKNTRSRPRVPSKRPSRMTYQDRNRKRVPNRRPPLQHHNQRPRRPYSSETRAPQRYRDDFDEYDSDSEFENYCKRTGKCK